A single region of the Brassica rapa cultivar Chiifu-401-42 chromosome A03, CAAS_Brap_v3.01, whole genome shotgun sequence genome encodes:
- the LOC103856541 gene encoding probable glucuronoxylan glucuronosyltransferase F8H yields the protein MSLDIKRPISNKTKKKTGFIVNMQQLNHNNRGGNNLFIVFFRHYYRWILWFFLSLYFFTSYFAGDQSTTTTTTSLISNHKTSSSLPSHALIESSAIVKPAHASIFSGMKIYVYDLPARFNADWVTSSDRCASHLFAAEVAIHRALLSDSNVRTLDPEEADFFFVPVYVSCNFSTANGFPSLSHARSLISSAVDFISESYPFWNRTRGSDHVFVASHDFGACFHAMEDMAIEEGIPEFMKKSIILQTFGVNYKHPCQEAEHVVIPPYIPPESVQRAIDRAPANGRRDIWAFFRGKMEVNPKNISGRYYSKGVRTAILKKYGGRRRFHLNRHRFAGYRSEILRSVFCLCPLGWAPWSPRVVESAVLGCVPVVIADGIQLPFSETVRWPEISLTVAEKDVKNLRKILEHVTATNLSTIQRNLREPAFKRALLYNVPMMEGDATWHILDALSRKLVRSYRRSRVFSQ from the exons ATGTCGCTTGACATTAAAAGACCTATCAGCAACAAGACCAAGAAGAAGACAGGGTTCATCGTCAATATGCAGCAGCTGAATCACAACAACAGAGGAGGAAACAACCtcttcatcgtcttcttcaGACATTATTACAGATGGATCCTCTGGtttttcctctctctctacttCTTCACATCTTACTTCGCCGGAGACCAATCCACCACCACAACAACAACTAGTCTCATCTCTAACCACAAAACGTCGTCGTCTCTCCCGTCTCACGCCCTCATCGAATCTTCCGCCATTGTCAAACCAGCTCACGCATCTATCTTCAGCGGGATGAAGATTTACGTTTACGACTTACCGGCGAGATTCAACGCCGACTGGGTGACGTCATCGGACCGGTGCGCTAGTCACCTCTTCGCGGCGGAGGTAGCCATTCACCGCGCGCTTCTCTCTGATTCAAATGTCCGTACGTTAGACCCGGAAGAAGCTGACTTCTTCTTCGTCCCCGTATACGTATCCTGCAACTTCTCCACCGCCAACGGCTTCCCTTCTCTTAGCCACGCTCGCTCCCTCATCTCCTCCGCAGTAGATTTCATCTCAGAGAGTTACCCGTTTTGGAACAGAACACGAGGTTCCGACCACGTGTTTGTAGCTTCGCATGACTTCGGTGCATGCTTCCACGCCATG GAGGATATGGCCATTGAAGAAGGCATTCCAGAGTTTATGAAGAAGTCGATAATTTTACAGACGTTTGGAGTAAACTACAAGCATCCATGTCAAGAAGCGGAGCACGTCGTGATCCCGCCGTATATTCCGCCGGAGAGTGTGCAGAGAGCAATAGACAGAGCTCCGGCGAACGGACGGAGAGACATATGGGCGTTTTTCCGGGGGAAGATGGAAGTCAACCCTAAGAATATTAGCGGACGTTATTACAGCAA GGGAGTGAGAACCGCGATTCTGAAGAAGTACGGCGGGAGAAGACGGTTTCATCTTAACCGGCACCGGTTTGCTGGATATCGGTCTGAGATCTTGCGGTCCGTGTTTTGTCTCTGTCCTCTAGGGTGGGCTCCATGGAGTCCTCGGGTAGTGGAATCAGCTGTTTTAGGTTGCGTCCCCGTGGTTATCGCAGATGGGATTCAATTACCTTTCTCGGAGACGGTACGGTGGCCGGAGATATCACTCACGGTGGCGGAGAAAGACGTGAAGAATCTACGCAAGATATTGGAACACGTGACAGCGACCAATTTGTCAACGATACAGCGAAACTTACGTGAGCCGGCGTTTAAGCGGGCCCTCTTGTACAATGTGCCGATGATGGAAGGTGACGCTACGTGGCATATTCTCGATGCGTTGTCGAGGAAGTTAGTTCGGTCGTACAGAAGGTCAAGGGTTTTCAGCCAATGA
- the LOC103856542 gene encoding vacuolar protein sorting-associated protein 24 homolog 1, which produces MEKVMNLIKPKPDPKQILRDWQRKLRQECRNIERQIRDIQKEERTVQKAIKEAAKRNDMVSAKALAKEIVSARRTVNRLYENKAQMNSISMHLGESVAVARTVGHLSKSAEVMKLVNNLMKAPQMATTMQEFSKEMTKAGVIEEFVNEAIDNALDSEDMEEEIDEEVDKVLTAIAGETAAELPEAVRKERIKVPAQKASTSREEEAIAEGVDDEEELEEIRARLAKVRS; this is translated from the exons ATGGAGAAAGTGATGAACCTGATAAAGCCGAAGCCTGATCCGAAGCAAATCTTACGTGATTGGCAACGCAAGCTTCGTCAAGAGTGCCGTAACATCGAACGCCAAATCCGAG ATATacagaaagaagagagaaccgTTCAGAAAGCTATTAAAGAGGCTGCTAAGCGTAACGATATGGTCTCAGCAAAG GCGCTTGCTAAGGAGATTGTTAGTGCGAGAAGAACAGTTAACCGTTTATATGAAAACAAGGCCCAGATGAATTCCATATCAATGCACCTCGGAGAAAGTGTTG CTGTTGCTCGGACCGTTGGGCATCTGTCCAAGAGCGCAGAGGTTATGAAGCTAGTTAATAACCTCATGAAGGCTCCTCAAATGGCTACAACTATGCAGGAGTTCAGCAAAGAGATGACTAAG GCTGGAGTTATTGAGGAGTTTGTGAACGAGGCCATTGACAATGCGCTAGATTCAGAGGATATGGAGGAAGAGATCGACGAAGAGGTTGATAAAGTATTGACTGCTATCGCTGGAGAAACCGCTGCTGAGCTTCCAGAAGCTGTCAGGAAGGAAAGGATAAAGGTGCCTGCACAGAAGGCGAGTACTTCCCGCGAG GAAGAGGCAATTGCAGAAGGTGTTGATGATGAGGAAGAACTGGAGGAGATTCGAGCTCGCCTCGCTAAAGTTAGATCCTAA